A window of the Phoenix dactylifera cultivar Barhee BC4 unplaced genomic scaffold, palm_55x_up_171113_PBpolish2nd_filt_p 000133F, whole genome shotgun sequence genome harbors these coding sequences:
- the LOC103705560 gene encoding ABC transporter G family member 28-like produces the protein MLTARSGQGPRWTSCATLAILATVLLGGPHLGQCQDSDNDSPFLQGAFSSYFLNFTKVFASDISQNLGYCIKDSDKDWNEAFNFSKDMSFVNNCLRERNDLSRRICTAADIKFYFSSLYGGNDENREQSNTKKNYLKPNKNCNLTTWLSGCEPGWACSVSKDVKVNMRDTKVMHLRNLDCRPCCAGFFCPRGLTCMIPCPLGAYCPVAKLNTTTGVCEPYTYQIPPGQPNHTCGAADTWTDVLSNDEIFCPAGYYCPSTTKKISCSSGHYCRKGSTQESRCFKKSSCKPNSVNQDITIFGALLVVALSLVLLIIYNFSGQILTNRERRQAKSREAAARHVRETAQARERWKTAKDVAKKHAIGLQTQLSRTFSRKKTAAQSGPLRGLGHGSDENTSKLPTALPPKNKEPSKLSKMMQSIEDNPESDEGFNLEIGDKNLKRNMPKGKQMHTRSQIFKYAYGQIEKEKAMQQQNKNLTFSGVISMATDTEVRTRPVIEVAFKDLTLTLKGSKKKLLRCVTGKLMPGRVTAVMGPSGAGKTTFLSALAGKATGCSVTGLVLINGKVEPIRSYKRIIGFVPQDDIVHGNLTVEENLWFSARCRLSADMSKADKVLVVERVIESLGLQAVRDSLVGTVEKRGISGGQRKRVNVGLEMVMEPSLLILDEPTSGLDSSSSHLLLRALRREALEGVNICMVVHQPSYTLYKMFDDLILLAKGGLTVYHGSVKKVEEYFSSLGINVPERMNPPDYYIDILEGIVKPNTSTAINYKELPLRWMLHNGYDVPRDMLQNASDLDSSVRGGETNAAGAGSDGQSIAGEVWDNVKDIVGQKRDEYEYNFSKSKDLSNRRTPGVLQQYKYFLGRVGKQRLREARIQGVDFLILCLAGVCLGTLAKLSDETFGSLGYTYTVIAVSLLCKIGALRSFSLEKLQYWRERASGMSSLAYFLARDTIDHFNTIIKPIVYLSMFYFFNNPRSSILDNYVILVALVYCVTGIGYTFAIFFQPGTAQLWSALLPVVLTLIATQEKVSKVISNLCYTKWALEAFVIANAERYSGVWLITRCGSVVQYGYDIGDWNLCLFVLVVNGIVFRCIAFFCLMTFQKN, from the exons ATGCTGACCGCAAGGTCCGGCCAGGGACCGAGATGGACCTCCTGCGCCACTCTCGCCATCCTCGCGACCGTCCTTCTTGGTGGCCCGCACCTCGGGCAATGCCAGGACAGCGACAACGACAGCCCATTCTTGCAGGGTGCATTCTCCAGCTACTTCTTGAACTTCACCAAAGTTTTTGCAAGCGACATCAGCCAGAACCTAGGATACTGCATCAAGGACTC TGATAAGGATTGGAACGAGGCGTTCAATTTCTCCAAGGATATGAGTTTTGTGAATAATTGCCTCAGGGAAAGAAATG ATCTTTCGAGGCGCATATGTACAGCTGCAGATATTAAGTTCTACTTCAGCAGTTTATATGGCGGCAATGATGAGAACAGGGAGCAGAGCAACACAAAAAagaattacttaaaacccaacaAGAACTGCAACTTGACAACATGGTTGAGTGGATGTGAGCCAGGATGGGCATGCAGTGTTAGCAAGGATGTGAAAGTTAATATGAGAGATACCAAGGTCATGCATCTTAGAAATCTCGACTGCCGTCCATGCTGCGCAGGCTTCTTCTGTCCTCGTGGTCTCACTTGCATGATAC CTTGTCCCTTAGGTGCATACTGCCCGGTTGCAAAACTAAATACAACTACGGGCGTCTGCGAGCC ATACACTTACCAAATACCTCCAGGACAGCCAAACCATACCTGCGGTGCCGCAGATACATGGACCGATGTTTTAAGTAATGATGAAATCTTCTGCCCAGCAGGATATTATTGTCCAAGCACTACAAAGAAAATTTCTTGCAGTAGTGG ACATTACTGCAGGAAGGGTTCTACTCAAGAATCAA GGTGCTTTAAGAAGAGTTCTTGCAAGCCAAATTCTGTAAATCAAGATATTACTATTTTTGGTGCCTTACTAGTG GTGGCATTGAGTTTAGTTCTATTGATCATATACAATTTCTCTGGTCAAATTCTCACTAATCGTGAAAGAAGACAAGCCAAATCCAGGGAAGCAGCTGCAAGACATGTAAGAGAAACTGCACAAGCTCGTGAGAGGTGGAAAACAGCTAAAGATGTTGCAAAGAAACATGCAATCGGACTGCAGACACAGTTATCTCGTACATTCTCGCGCAAAAAAACTGCAGCACAATCAGGGCCATTAAGGGGTCTTGGTCATGGATCTGATGAGAATACATCAAAATTACCAACAGCATTGCCACCAAAGAACAAGGAACCAAGTAAACTTTCTAAAATGATGCAATCGATTGAAGACAATCCCGAAAGTGATGAAGGCTTCAATCTGGAGATCGGAGATAAAAACTTGAAAAGGAATATGCCTAAAGGAAAACAGATGCATACTCGTAGTCAAATATTCAAGTATGCATATGGGCAAATTGAGAAGGAAAAGGCCATGCAGCAACAAAATAAGAACTTGACCTTCTCGGGAGTGATTTCTATGGCCACTGACACTGAGGTTAGAACAAGGCCTGTAATTGAGGTTGCCTTCAAGGACCTAACTTTAACTCTCAAAGGGAGTAAGAAAAAATTACTGAGGTGTGTGACAGGAAAACTTATGCCTGGCCGTGTAACTGCAGTCATGGGTCCATCTGGGGCTGGGAAGACCACATTTCTAAGTGCTCTAGCTGGAAAGGCAACTGGATGTTCTGTGACAGGTTTAGTGCTCATAAATGGAAAGGTAGAACCTATTCGTTCATATAAGAGGATCATAGGATTTGTACCACAAGATGACATTGTTCATGGAAACTTGACAGTAGAGGAGAATCTTTGGTTCAGTGCAAGGTGCAG GCTTTCAGCAGACATGTCCAAAGCCGACAAagttctagttgtagaaagagTTATCGAGTCTTTAGGGTTACAAGCAGTACGGGATTCATTAGTTGGCACCGTAGAGAAACGTGGAATCTCTGGAGGACAGAGGAAACGAGTAAATGTTGGTCTAGAAATGGTTATGGAACCCTCTTTGTTGATCTTGGATGAACCTACATCTGGTTTGGACAGTTCTTCATCTCATCTGCTACTTCGAGCTCTTCGTCGTGAGGCTCTTGAAGGGGTAAACATCTGCATGGTGGTTCACCAACCCAG TTATACCTTGTACAAGATGTTCGACGATTTGATACTTCTAGCAAAGGGAGGTCTTACTGTGTATCATGGGTCAGTGAAGAAAGTTGAGGAGTACTTTTCGAGCCTTGGGATCAATGTCCCTGAGCGTATGAATCCTCCGGATTACTACATCGACATCTTAGAGGGTATAGTGAAGCCAAACACGAGTACAGCAATAAACTATAAAGAGCTGCCCCTCCGATGGATGCTTCACAATGGTTATGATGTACCACGAGATATGCTACAGAATGCTTCTGACCTTGACTCATCAGTAAGGGGAGGTGAAACAAATGCTGCTGGGGCTGGATCTGATGGACAGTCTATTGCTGGAGAAGTATGGGATAATGTAAAGGATATTGTAGGGCAGAAGCGAGATGAATATGAGTACAATTTCTCGAAATCCAAAGACTTATCTAATCGCAGAACTCCTGGTGTGCTCCAGCAGTATAAGTATTTTTTGGGAAG gGTTGGTAAGCAACGCCTTCGAGAAGCTAGAATACAGGGAGTTGATTTTCTTATTCTGTGTCTTGCTGGAGTTTGCTTAGGAACACTTGCTAAATTGAGCGACGAGACATTTGGGTCACTTGGTTACACCTACACAGTAATTGCCGTCT CTCTCTTGTGTAAGATCGGAGCTTTGAGATCGTTTTCACTTGAAAAGTTGCAGTATTGGAGGGAGAGAGCATCTGGCATGAGCTCACTGGCTTATTTTCTAGCAAGAGATACCATTGACCAttttaatacaataatcaagccAATAGTTTATCTTTCTATGTTCTATTTCTTTAACAATCCCAGGTCATCAATTCTGGACAACTACGTCATCTTGGTCGCACTTGTTTACTGTGTGACTGGTATCGGTTATACTTTTGCTATCTTCTTCCAACCAGGGACTGCCCAACTG TGGTCTGCATTGCTTCCCGTTGTTTTAACTCTCATAGCAACTCAGGAGAAAGTTTCAAAAGTCATATCTAACTTATGCTACACAAAGTGGGCACTTGAAGCATTCGTGATTGCAAATGCTGAAAG GTATTCTGGAGTCTGGCTAATTACTCGGTGCGGTTCAGTTGTGCAATATGGATATGACATTGGTGACTGGAATCTTTGTTTATTTGTTCTCGTTGTTAATGGTATAGTTTTCCGCTGCATTGCCTTCTTTTGTCTGATGACCTTCCAAAAGAATTGA
- the LOC103705449 gene encoding lysM domain receptor-like kinase 3 produces the protein MCKSRRAVMASRPTSRSCSGNTASNSSSSSSSSVASNASSSASLVALRNSLLALRNSRQETPTLYPFSEISAVTNKFVASSSRRCSLRGKDVVVFRRPFRGDPAALPARLVAVCRSHHSSLVRLLGASLAGGTIYLVYEHSPGAPLADCLRNPRNPNFTPLSSWTSRIQVAADLAQGLDYIHHHSATIHNCIKASNILVIEPHFRAKICHFGAADLAGDILAKTNADADKEEAAADAEISPLSSPSRKLKRSDSRRMKIEGTRGYMAPELLAGGNISWRSDVYALGVVLLELLSGEEPIKHRFDERHNNFHRVSLIETAREAIGPAEYSAEKERRGRVRHWVDRRLRDSYPVEAAEHLIRVALRCVEAEAAARPDMTWVAGKISKIFLDSKSWEEKLSVPTEFSVSFAPR, from the coding sequence ATGTGCAAGTCTCGACGCGCCGTCATGGCATCCCGCCCCACCTCCCGTTCCTGCTCCGGCAACACCGCCTccaactcctcctcctcctcctcctcctccgtcgccTCTaacgcctcctcctccgcctccctcgTCGCCCTCCGCAACTCCCTCCTCGCCCTCCGCAACTCCCGCCAGGAGACCCCCACCCTCTACCCCTTCTCCGAGATTTCCGCCGTCACCAACAAGTTCGTCGCCTCCTCCTCCCGGCGCTGCTCCCTCCGTGGCAAGGACGTCGTCGTCTTCCGGCGCCCCTTCCGTGGCGACCCCGCCGCCCTCCCTGCCCGCCTCGTTGCCGTCTGCAGGAGCCACCACAGCAGCCTCGTCCGCCTTCTTGGTGCCTCCCTCGCCGGCGGCACCATCTACCTCGTCTACGAGCACTCCCCCGGCGCGCCCCTCGCCGACTGCCTCCGCAACCCCCGAAACCCCAACTTCACCCCGCTCTCTTCCTGGACGTCCCGCATCCAAGTAGCCGCCGACCTCGCCCAGGGCCTCGACTACATCCACCACCACTCCGCTACCATCCACAACTGCATCAAGGCCTCCAACATCCTCGTCATCGAGCCCCACTTCCGCGCCAAGATCTGCCACTTCGGCGCCGCCGATCTCGCCGGCGATATCCTCGCCAAGACCAACGCCGACGCCGAcaaggaggaggcggcggcggacgCGGAGATCTCTCCCTTGTCCTCTCCATCCCGCAAGCTAAAAAGATCGGACAGCCGCCGGATGAAGATCGAGGGGACGAGGGGGTACATGGCGCCGGAGCTGCTCGCCGGCGGGAACATCTCTTGGCGGTCGGACGTGTACGCCCTCGGCGTGGTGCTCCTGGAGCTCCTATCCGGCGAGGAGCCGATCAAGCACCGGTTCGACGAGAGGCACAATAACTTCCACAGGGTCTCCCTCATCGAGACGGCGAGGGAGGCGATCGGGCCGGCAGAGTACTCCGCCGAGAAGGAGCGCCGGGGGCGGGTGCGGCATTGGGTGGACCGGAGGCTGCGGGACTCCTACCCGGTGGAGGCGGCGGAGCATCTGATCCGGGTAGCTCTCCGGTGCgtggaggcggaggcggcggcgcgCCCGGACATGACGTGGGTCGCCggtaaaatatctaaaattttcTTGGACTCCAAGTCGTGGGAGGAGAAGCTTAGCGTTCCGACGGAGTTCTCGGTGTCCTTTGCTCCGCGGTGA